From Anaerolineales bacterium, a single genomic window includes:
- a CDS encoding cyclic 2,3-diphosphoglycerate synthase translates to MAQENVIIMGAAGRDFHNFNTYFRDNPDYRVVAFTAAQIPNIEGRRYPPSLAGEAYPEGISINPEAQLVDLIVEHHVSQVIFAYSDVTHEYVMQKASLVLATGADFRLMGPYNTQIRSDKPVVSVCAVRTGCGKSQTSRRVHDILQNLGYRVAVIRHPMPYGDLAKQAVQRFANYDDLQKANCTIEEREEYEPHLRQGSIVYAGIDYETILRQAEKEADIILWDGGNNDLPFYVSNYHIVLVDPLRPGHERTYYPGEANVIAADAIVINKMDSASEADVQIVKTNINELNPGAVVVEANSPISVDDPDAIRGRRVLVVEDGPTLTHGGMSFGAGWTAAKRFGAGEIVDPRPFAVGSILETYTKYPNVGKIIPAMGYSTDQIHELEETINRADADLVLIGTPIDLGRLLKINKPSQRVRYELEVISRPTLAELLERKFGKK, encoded by the coding sequence ATGGCACAAGAAAACGTAATCATCATGGGAGCCGCGGGTCGTGATTTCCATAATTTCAACACCTACTTTAGAGACAATCCGGATTACCGTGTAGTCGCTTTTACGGCGGCGCAAATTCCGAACATCGAAGGACGCAGATATCCCCCATCCCTCGCCGGCGAAGCGTATCCGGAAGGTATATCCATCAACCCCGAAGCACAACTTGTCGATTTGATCGTCGAACACCACGTAAGCCAGGTGATCTTCGCCTACAGCGACGTGACGCATGAATATGTGATGCAAAAAGCCTCATTGGTGTTGGCGACGGGAGCCGATTTCCGCTTGATGGGACCCTACAACACGCAGATCCGTTCTGATAAACCGGTGGTCTCGGTGTGTGCCGTGCGTACGGGCTGCGGGAAAAGCCAGACAAGCCGGCGCGTACACGACATTCTCCAGAATCTCGGCTACCGCGTCGCCGTCATCCGGCATCCCATGCCCTACGGCGATCTGGCCAAACAAGCCGTACAGCGTTTCGCAAATTACGACGATTTACAGAAAGCGAACTGCACCATCGAGGAACGCGAAGAATACGAACCGCATCTTCGGCAGGGCTCGATCGTCTATGCGGGGATCGACTACGAAACCATCCTGCGCCAGGCCGAGAAGGAGGCCGACATCATCCTCTGGGACGGCGGCAATAACGATCTGCCCTTCTATGTCAGCAATTATCACATCGTCCTCGTCGATCCACTGCGTCCCGGACACGAACGCACTTATTACCCCGGCGAAGCAAACGTCATCGCTGCGGACGCGATCGTGATCAACAAGATGGACTCCGCGAGCGAAGCTGACGTTCAAATCGTGAAGACGAACATCAATGAGTTGAATCCCGGTGCCGTCGTGGTGGAGGCGAACTCCCCGATTTCCGTGGACGATCCGGATGCCATTCGCGGCCGCCGGGTGCTGGTCGTCGAAGACGGGCCGACACTGACCCACGGTGGAATGTCCTTCGGGGCAGGCTGGACGGCCGCCAAGCGGTTTGGCGCCGGAGAGATCGTTGATCCACGCCCCTTCGCCGTAGGCAGCATTCTGGAGACGTACACGAAATATCCCAACGTTGGCAAAATCATACCCGCCATGGGATACAGTACGGATCAAATCCACGAACTGGAAGAGACGATCAATCGAGCCGATGCTGATCTCGTGCTGATCGGAACCCCGATCGATCTCGGACGCTTGCTGAAAATCAACAAACCCAGCCAGCGCGTTCGCTACGAGCTCGAAGTCATCAGTCGACCCACGCTTGCGGAACTTCTCGAACGGAAATTTGGCAAAAAGTGA
- the recJ gene encoding single-stranded-DNA-specific exonuclease RecJ, whose protein sequence is MSRDAEWIEPEKYDVDEPLQAAIGGHPLVSATLQRRGIHSVEAARAFLDSAFYRPAAADEIPNLSDAVLRVRAAIDAGEAICVWGDFDVDGQTATTVLVEALRDMGAEVSHYIPVRQNESHGVHVPSLEYVIEQGISLLLTCDTGISAQAAVDYANSCGVDVIVTDHHDLPEKLPDAAAIVNPKMLAEDHPLRNLPGVGVAYKLIEALDPGSERIQGTLDLVALGIVADLALLYGDVRYLLQRGLDRIRNAPRLSLRALMEVAGVPPENVTEEQIGFILAPRLNALGRLSDANSIVDFLTTTDEKKAKIYATELEGLNARRRLLCDQVTQAAMAQIEADPSLLDHAALVVAHEYWPTGVVGIVASSLVEHYHRPALVLSIQDDGSARGSARSIEGVDISAAIASHKSMLESFGGHPMAAGLAIEADRIGAFRQQLGETVAEYMREIDTRPQVVVDAYAELKELTLEFAGDLERLAPFGPGNPQLVLASKEIRILEKKQIGRAREHLSLVVGDSQGETRRVIWWGGAAEDIPQGAFDMAYHLRETEYRGQREVQLTWVDARRLEVEEPAFERRPRRLEYVDFRREVRPLERIKELQRAGVQIWCEGNSNQAPEERSRYELSPAEKLAIWTPPAGLEELHQTVQAVSPRVVYLFSGRTDDDLETFIKTLTGMVKFALRKKGGRIDIWKLAAATAQREFTVHKGIAWLIARGDLDIGESELDELTVIRGSGEGNQDIAGRLFAELQALLEETAAFRRFYKTCAPERLFDN, encoded by the coding sequence ATGTCCCGGGACGCCGAATGGATCGAACCTGAAAAGTACGACGTCGATGAGCCGCTGCAGGCTGCGATCGGCGGGCATCCCCTGGTTTCGGCCACCTTACAGCGACGCGGCATCCATAGCGTCGAAGCGGCGCGCGCTTTTCTCGACTCTGCTTTTTACCGGCCGGCGGCCGCAGATGAAATCCCGAATCTGAGCGACGCGGTTCTGCGGGTGCGAGCGGCAATCGACGCAGGGGAGGCGATCTGTGTTTGGGGGGATTTTGACGTCGACGGCCAGACGGCGACCACCGTGCTCGTCGAAGCTTTGCGTGATATGGGCGCCGAGGTCTCCCACTACATCCCTGTTCGGCAAAACGAATCCCACGGCGTTCACGTTCCTTCCCTGGAGTACGTCATCGAACAGGGAATCTCCCTGCTGCTCACCTGTGACACCGGGATCTCGGCGCAGGCAGCCGTAGATTATGCAAATTCCTGCGGCGTGGATGTGATTGTCACGGACCACCATGATTTGCCGGAAAAGTTACCGGATGCCGCGGCGATCGTCAATCCCAAGATGCTCGCGGAAGACCATCCCTTACGCAACCTGCCCGGTGTCGGCGTGGCATACAAACTGATCGAAGCGCTGGATCCCGGTTCGGAGCGGATACAGGGCACGCTCGATCTGGTTGCACTGGGCATCGTGGCGGATCTGGCTTTGTTGTACGGAGACGTGCGCTACCTGCTGCAGCGCGGTCTCGATCGTATACGCAATGCACCGCGTTTGAGTCTACGCGCACTCATGGAAGTTGCCGGCGTCCCACCTGAGAACGTCACCGAGGAGCAGATCGGATTCATACTTGCCCCGCGTCTTAACGCACTCGGCCGTCTCTCGGATGCGAACAGCATCGTCGATTTTTTGACCACGACGGACGAGAAAAAGGCGAAGATCTACGCCACGGAGTTGGAGGGACTGAACGCGCGCCGCCGTCTGCTCTGCGATCAAGTCACCCAGGCCGCCATGGCGCAAATCGAAGCCGATCCGTCGCTGCTCGATCACGCGGCGCTGGTCGTGGCGCACGAATATTGGCCGACGGGCGTGGTCGGCATCGTGGCCAGCAGTCTCGTGGAACACTACCATCGGCCGGCGTTGGTTCTGTCCATCCAGGACGATGGGTCTGCCCGTGGTTCCGCTCGTTCGATCGAAGGGGTAGACATCTCTGCGGCGATTGCCAGCCACAAGTCGATGCTGGAGAGTTTCGGGGGACATCCGATGGCGGCCGGACTGGCGATCGAGGCGGACCGCATCGGCGCATTTCGCCAGCAGTTGGGTGAGACCGTTGCGGAATACATGCGCGAAATCGATACCCGGCCGCAGGTCGTTGTCGACGCTTACGCAGAATTGAAGGAACTCACTCTGGAATTCGCAGGCGACCTGGAGCGTCTCGCGCCGTTTGGTCCCGGGAATCCGCAGCTCGTCTTGGCGTCGAAGGAAATTCGCATTCTGGAAAAGAAGCAGATCGGTCGAGCGAGGGAACATCTTTCGCTCGTTGTGGGTGATAGCCAGGGTGAAACCCGGCGAGTCATCTGGTGGGGCGGAGCGGCGGAAGACATCCCCCAGGGCGCTTTTGACATGGCCTACCATCTGCGTGAGACGGAGTATCGCGGACAAAGGGAGGTGCAGCTTACCTGGGTCGACGCCCGTAGACTCGAGGTGGAAGAACCGGCTTTCGAAAGGAGGCCGCGCCGTCTCGAGTACGTCGACTTTCGCCGGGAGGTGAGGCCGCTTGAGAGGATCAAGGAACTGCAGCGCGCCGGCGTGCAGATTTGGTGTGAGGGAAATTCGAACCAGGCCCCGGAAGAACGCTCGCGCTATGAATTATCTCCGGCAGAGAAATTGGCCATTTGGACGCCGCCTGCGGGTCTGGAAGAACTGCATCAAACCGTGCAAGCTGTATCACCTCGGGTGGTTTATTTGTTTTCCGGCCGCACGGATGACGACCTCGAAACGTTTATAAAAACGCTGACAGGGATGGTTAAATTCGCGCTGCGAAAAAAGGGGGGCAGGATCGACATCTGGAAATTGGCCGCCGCGACGGCGCAGCGAGAATTTACCGTCCATAAGGGAATCGCCTGGTTGATCGCCCGCGGCGATCTGGATATCGGCGAATCCGAATTGGATGAATTGACCGTGATCCGGGGTTCAGGTGAAGGCAATCAGGACATTGCAGGAAGGTTATTCGCCGAACTGCAGGCACTGCTTGAAGAGACAGCGGCTTTCCGCAGGTTCTATAAAACCTGTGCTCCGGAGCGATTGTTCGATAATTAA
- a CDS encoding ATP-dependent helicase codes for MFKPRPKQVEVLQYRQGRMGVSAVPGSGKTHTLSCLAAELISTGAVRGEQEVLVVTLVNSAVDHFAHRVAAFMMDRGLMPRIGYRIRTLHGLAHDIVRERPELAGLSETFQIVDDRARDQIIRGACEVWLQGHAELLDDFLHPDVDANRIENVRRYRWPDLVIGLATNFIRTAKDIQISPAQLQVKLKRLKLPYPLLKMGSDIFADYQQALHYRGGVDFDDLIVMALRALRADSGYLERLRERWPYVLEDEAQDSSRLQEQILRKLVGPEGNWVRVGDPNQAIFETFTTASPQYLRDFLAEADVQARELPNSGRSTLSILSLANYLIDWTMYEHPRDEVRGALTLPYIEPTPTGDPQPNPADRPDGIRLVDLAYTPAEEVTAIGKSLSDWLPDNADQTVAVLVPTNNRGFQIVGELKERGIPYIEILRSSRSTRETAGALTLVLKHLHDPISARDLAKAYQVWDREARQDPKRSEVMQRGAQLLRKCGDTEAFLWPRTEMDWLEGQKASEAPEVVDVLDAFRVVDQRWHRAALLPIDQLILTLSQDLFREAEDLALAYKLASILRRAQEVNLDWDLGALSNELSVIAKNERRFIGFSAEDLGFDPDKHRGKVVVATVHKAKGLEWDRVYLASVNNYDFPSGLAHDQYIAEKWFVRDSLNLDAEALAQLSALVEMEAGFEYAEGAATSVARLDYVSERLRLLYVGITRAKKELVMTWNTGRRGDQQQAAPFIALQSYWESEHDEAAG; via the coding sequence ATGTTTAAACCGCGACCGAAGCAGGTGGAAGTGCTGCAGTATCGCCAGGGACGCATGGGTGTGTCTGCCGTGCCCGGCAGCGGCAAGACGCATACGCTTTCATGCCTGGCTGCGGAATTGATTTCGACCGGCGCGGTTCGCGGGGAGCAAGAGGTCCTCGTGGTGACACTCGTCAATTCCGCGGTCGATCACTTTGCGCATCGCGTGGCCGCTTTCATGATGGACCGAGGTCTGATGCCGAGGATCGGCTACCGCATTCGTACGCTGCACGGGCTCGCTCACGACATCGTGCGCGAACGACCCGAACTCGCCGGTCTTTCGGAGACGTTTCAAATCGTGGACGATCGCGCCCGCGATCAGATCATCCGCGGGGCTTGCGAGGTGTGGCTGCAGGGTCATGCGGAATTGCTGGATGATTTCCTACATCCGGATGTCGATGCGAATCGAATCGAAAACGTTCGCAGGTACAGGTGGCCGGACCTGGTCATCGGGCTGGCGACCAACTTCATTCGCACGGCAAAGGATATACAGATATCTCCTGCTCAACTTCAGGTGAAGTTGAAACGCCTGAAGCTGCCCTATCCGCTTCTGAAGATGGGCAGTGATATTTTTGCAGACTATCAGCAGGCACTTCACTACCGCGGTGGCGTCGATTTCGATGATTTGATCGTCATGGCGCTGCGAGCGCTGCGGGCGGATTCGGGTTATCTGGAGCGTCTGCGCGAACGCTGGCCGTACGTACTCGAAGACGAAGCGCAGGACAGCAGCCGCCTGCAGGAGCAGATCCTGCGAAAACTGGTCGGTCCTGAGGGCAACTGGGTGCGGGTGGGCGACCCGAATCAAGCTATATTCGAGACGTTCACGACGGCCAGCCCGCAGTACCTGCGTGATTTCCTGGCCGAGGCGGATGTTCAGGCGCGTGAGCTTCCCAATTCAGGCCGTTCCACGCTCAGTATTCTTTCGTTGGCCAACTATCTTATCGATTGGACGATGTACGAACATCCGCGGGATGAAGTACGCGGGGCGCTCACCTTACCGTACATCGAGCCGACGCCGACTGGCGATCCACAGCCCAATCCGGCGGATCGACCGGACGGGATCCGACTCGTCGACCTGGCGTACACACCTGCGGAGGAAGTCACGGCGATCGGGAAATCACTCTCGGATTGGCTGCCAGATAACGCAGATCAGACGGTTGCCGTCCTCGTGCCGACGAACAATCGCGGTTTTCAGATCGTGGGCGAGTTGAAGGAACGTGGTATTCCTTACATCGAGATTCTGAGAAGTTCTCGCTCGACCCGGGAGACCGCCGGCGCACTGACGCTTGTCCTCAAGCATCTGCACGATCCGATCTCCGCCCGGGATCTCGCCAAAGCGTATCAAGTATGGGATCGCGAGGCGCGTCAGGATCCGAAACGCAGCGAAGTCATGCAGCGTGGAGCGCAATTGCTGCGGAAATGTGGCGATACGGAAGCGTTTCTCTGGCCTCGCACGGAGATGGATTGGCTGGAGGGACAAAAAGCGTCCGAGGCGCCGGAGGTGGTCGATGTCCTGGACGCCTTTCGGGTAGTCGACCAACGCTGGCACAGGGCAGCGCTGCTGCCCATCGATCAGTTGATTCTCACTTTATCCCAGGACCTCTTCCGCGAGGCCGAAGATTTGGCTCTGGCGTACAAGCTCGCGTCCATCCTGCGTCGAGCGCAGGAGGTTAATCTGGATTGGGATCTCGGTGCACTCAGCAATGAACTCAGTGTGATTGCCAAGAACGAGAGAAGGTTCATCGGATTCAGTGCGGAAGATCTGGGCTTCGATCCGGATAAGCACAGGGGCAAGGTCGTTGTGGCGACGGTGCACAAAGCGAAAGGCCTGGAATGGGATCGGGTTTATTTAGCTTCGGTGAACAACTACGATTTTCCCTCCGGTTTGGCGCACGATCAGTACATTGCGGAGAAATGGTTCGTGCGGGATTCGCTTAACCTGGACGCGGAAGCGTTGGCACAGCTTTCGGCCCTCGTGGAAATGGAAGCCGGTTTCGAGTACGCGGAAGGCGCCGCAACCAGCGTTGCGCGCCTCGATTATGTATCCGAACGGCTGCGATTGCTTTATGTCGGCATCACACGGGCAAAGAAAGAACTGGTGATGACCTGGAATACCGGACGGCGAGGAGATCAGCAGCAAGCGGCGCCTTTCATCGCGCTGCAATCCTACTGGGAGTCGGAACACGATGAAGCTGCCGGATGA
- a CDS encoding PD-(D/E)XK nuclease family protein — MKLPDDFVYSQSSLQDYVDCRRRFQLRYVQHLAWPAAVTESEAERERFLRLGNSFHRMIQQHILGIPEGILRAQASGDLARWWENYLHYPVADLPDLRWAEVLVSTPLAGQRIEAKFDLLAINPGERAVIVDWKTSRRHPAPQSLADRLQSKVYPFLLTQTAQDVGFGERILPEQIEMIYWFSDFPQEPHRFGYSEAQCRSDEQTLTALVEEIERLGEEDFERTTEAVHCTYCPYRSLCRRGTSAGDYQAWNEDAEVEVEMDFDFDQIAEIEF; from the coding sequence ATGAAGCTGCCGGATGATTTTGTATACAGCCAATCCAGCCTGCAGGATTACGTAGACTGCCGCCGCAGATTTCAGTTGCGCTATGTTCAACATCTTGCCTGGCCGGCAGCCGTGACCGAGTCTGAAGCGGAACGCGAACGATTTCTGCGGCTGGGGAATTCGTTCCATCGCATGATCCAGCAGCATATTCTGGGTATACCCGAAGGGATTCTACGAGCGCAAGCGAGCGGTGATCTGGCCAGGTGGTGGGAAAATTATCTGCACTATCCCGTCGCGGATTTACCCGATCTGCGCTGGGCGGAAGTTCTGGTCAGTACGCCGCTGGCCGGACAGCGGATCGAGGCGAAATTCGATCTGCTCGCCATCAACCCCGGCGAAAGGGCGGTGATTGTGGATTGGAAGACAAGCCGGCGCCATCCCGCTCCGCAATCCCTTGCCGACCGTCTGCAGTCCAAGGTGTATCCGTTTCTACTTACGCAAACGGCGCAGGATGTGGGGTTCGGCGAGCGGATTCTCCCCGAACAGATCGAGATGATTTACTGGTTTTCGGATTTTCCACAGGAGCCTCATCGTTTCGGCTATTCGGAAGCCCAATGCCGGTCCGATGAGCAAACGCTGACTGCGCTGGTGGAAGAGATTGAACGGCTCGGGGAGGAAGACTTCGAGCGTACGACCGAGGCCGTTCATTGCACGTATTGCCCATATCGCTCCCTGTGCCGGCGCGGCACGAGTGCAGGTGATTACCAGGCCTGGAACGAAGACGCAGAGGTGGAGGTTGAGATGGACTTCGACTTCGATCAGATCGCGGAAATCGAATTCTGA
- the rpsT gene encoding 30S ribosomal protein S20 — translation MANTRSAKKRIRQNVKRRMQNKYYRTHARTQVKTARQLIEGGERDTAVEAVQQAVSALDQAASKGVIHRNNAARRKSRLLKRLAEME, via the coding sequence TTGGCCAACACTCGTTCGGCGAAGAAAAGAATTCGCCAAAACGTCAAGCGTCGCATGCAGAATAAGTATTACCGCACGCATGCACGCACACAAGTCAAAACCGCACGCCAGCTTATTGAAGGCGGCGAGCGAGATACAGCCGTTGAAGCCGTTCAACAGGCCGTCAGTGCACTGGATCAAGCGGCAAGTAAAGGTGTGATTCACAGGAACAACGCAGCGCGCCGCAAGAGCCGGCTGCTGAAACGCCTGGCTGAAATGGAGTGA
- a CDS encoding response regulator transcription factor, protein MSTTQIFLIESSRANAPSFAPALEKKGYVVFVFHKVKDALDAADEESLDMLVLDAASMRMAGTRLTRRARAVLGNVPIILISPDGTRPDPGSGASLTLVHPFTPRKLLNRIARLLPGDERYSLEVGPVKLNLAQCKVHCMDRQTRLTPKQAQLLEVFMQNPGRLMTRKRLIRQVWHTDYTGDTRTLDVHMSWLRHAIEPDPKKPRFLKTIRGMGYRFDIP, encoded by the coding sequence ATGTCAACGACTCAAATATTTCTAATCGAAAGCAGCCGCGCGAACGCGCCTTCGTTCGCACCTGCACTCGAGAAGAAGGGCTATGTCGTTTTTGTATTCCATAAAGTCAAGGATGCCCTGGATGCCGCCGATGAAGAAAGTCTGGACATGTTGGTGTTGGATGCGGCGTCCATGCGGATGGCCGGAACCCGTCTGACCCGGCGAGCCCGCGCAGTCCTGGGAAACGTGCCGATTATTTTGATTTCACCAGACGGCACTCGGCCAGATCCGGGCAGCGGAGCCAGTCTCACGCTGGTTCACCCGTTCACCCCGCGTAAATTGCTCAACCGCATCGCCCGGCTGCTGCCCGGAGACGAACGCTACAGTCTGGAAGTCGGACCGGTGAAACTGAATCTGGCGCAGTGCAAAGTGCACTGTATGGACAGGCAAACCCGTCTGACGCCGAAGCAGGCGCAGCTATTGGAAGTGTTCATGCAGAATCCCGGGCGCTTGATGACTCGCAAACGGCTCATCCGGCAGGTGTGGCACACGGATTATACCGGGGACACGCGCACGCTGGACGTCCATATGAGTTGGCTGCGCCACGCCATCGAGCCTGATCCTAAAAAACCTCGCTTTCTTAAAACCATACGCGGGATGGGATATCGCTTCGATATTCCGTAA
- a CDS encoding DNA methyltransferase, whose amino-acid sequence MSKKDKRKPFARLKWEQRRERSKAAKLSLTSIVNRSPEDEPQGSIFQGENLAVMHALLPEWRGRLDLIYADPPFLTGNAYAARIGRGEDSRKPDTWQKVEGYEDSWPNGAAYLDMLFNRLQCMYDLLAPTGTFYLHLDWHASAYARVMLDEIFGPDRLLNEIVWVYHGPSPIRSAFKRKHDTILAYTKSKEYTFNADAVRIPYAASTVKTFQSSDKAGFGKKPDLARGKVPEDWWYFPVVARLHSERTGYPTQKPEALMERIILASSNEGDWVGDFFCGAGTTPVVAYRLGRRWIACDSEPLATLNTYRRMLLEETPVPFDVWQTQEAADKPQLELETSVQPTEENVEIELTSLSPVPDEFDSFPENVVLWEVDWAFDGELFRSTSQQARPWRKDGIDLHLSHTYPEAGTYRIAVRAFDPAGKSGFVSRKITVPKD is encoded by the coding sequence ATGAGCAAAAAGGATAAACGTAAACCGTTTGCCCGTCTGAAATGGGAGCAGCGTCGAGAACGCAGCAAGGCGGCAAAACTCAGCTTAACCTCCATCGTGAATCGGAGCCCTGAAGACGAACCTCAAGGAAGCATCTTTCAAGGTGAAAATCTCGCCGTCATGCATGCCCTGCTGCCGGAATGGCGAGGGCGCCTCGATCTGATTTACGCCGATCCACCTTTCCTGACCGGAAACGCATACGCAGCCCGAATCGGACGAGGAGAGGATTCGCGAAAACCCGATACCTGGCAGAAAGTCGAGGGCTACGAAGATTCCTGGCCAAACGGCGCGGCTTACCTGGACATGCTCTTCAACCGTCTGCAGTGCATGTACGATCTGTTGGCCCCGACTGGGACGTTCTATCTGCATCTCGATTGGCACGCTTCCGCTTACGCCCGCGTCATGCTGGATGAAATCTTCGGTCCCGACCGGCTGCTCAACGAGATCGTTTGGGTCTACCACGGTCCGTCACCCATTCGCTCCGCTTTCAAACGCAAACACGACACGATCCTGGCATACACGAAATCCAAGGAATATACATTCAACGCCGATGCGGTCCGGATACCGTATGCTGCCTCGACGGTGAAAACATTTCAGAGTTCCGATAAAGCCGGGTTCGGAAAGAAGCCGGATCTGGCCCGGGGAAAGGTGCCCGAAGATTGGTGGTACTTCCCCGTGGTTGCTCGCCTGCACAGCGAACGAACGGGCTATCCCACACAAAAGCCGGAAGCGTTGATGGAACGGATCATTCTCGCTTCAAGCAACGAGGGGGATTGGGTGGGAGATTTCTTCTGCGGCGCAGGTACGACACCCGTAGTCGCCTACCGGCTGGGACGCCGCTGGATCGCGTGCGACAGTGAGCCGCTCGCCACCTTGAACACCTACCGCAGGATGCTGCTGGAAGAAACGCCCGTGCCGTTCGACGTGTGGCAGACCCAGGAAGCGGCAGACAAACCCCAACTCGAACTGGAAACGTCCGTCCAGCCAACCGAAGAAAACGTCGAAATCGAACTGACCAGCCTGTCGCCAGTGCCAGACGAATTCGATTCATTCCCCGAAAACGTCGTTTTGTGGGAGGTCGATTGGGCTTTCGACGGGGAGCTGTTCAGAAGCACATCGCAGCAGGCCCGTCCCTGGCGCAAGGACGGCATCGACCTACATCTTTCACACACCTATCCAGAAGCGGGGACGTACAGAATCGCGGTCCGAGCCTTCGATCCGGCGGGAAAAAGCGGCTTCGTCTCTCGAAAAATAACCGTCCCCAAAGATTGA
- the argS gene encoding arginine--tRNA ligase — translation MFNIELDQVAENIRETCSRLGLPVSGRIQWQPIPFKGQWGFGTNACFQLAAEEARSGKKVNVPERAREIAARLTEEIEKQEDFSRIEAENGYLNLYIDPSVYAKRVTDTIIQMDEDFGRGPAKNERVMVEYAQPNTHHSFHIGHARNTVLGESLARLLEFAGFDTIRASYPGDIGLGVITCMWAYDKFYRDQEPAGVHQRGQWLAKIYAEANQLLTPKENETPEEEERRDAYDAERRQMYLRWDAGDPEIRDLWRTTRQWSLDELDDILRLLDVDIDVYFFESQVDEPAKEIAEELIALGIAEDERPEGPVIVKIDEKLGLKKEKYRTAVILRSDGTTLYLTKDLALAREKFEKYKVDRSIYVVDVRQSLHFQQAFQILKLWGYKQAEKCYHLAYGFVTLPEGAMSARRGNMILFMDVVEEAKRRVLEIIAEKNPDLPKEKRAEVARQIGLGALTYSMLSVDNNKDTVFEWDDALSFDGQSAPYIQNAHVRANSILRKIDQLPEHASFDYELAPNEVDLIETISQFPTVVQKAAEDYKPLLMATYAFELAKSFHTFYHNVRVLQADSEEQANSRLRITAAARRTIANALALLDIEAPQIM, via the coding sequence ATGTTTAACATCGAATTGGATCAGGTCGCAGAAAACATTCGAGAGACGTGTTCGCGGCTCGGGCTACCGGTCAGCGGACGAATCCAATGGCAGCCGATTCCCTTCAAAGGCCAATGGGGATTTGGTACGAACGCATGCTTTCAGCTCGCAGCCGAAGAAGCGCGCAGCGGCAAGAAGGTCAACGTCCCGGAACGCGCCCGCGAAATTGCCGCGAGGCTTACTGAAGAGATCGAAAAACAAGAAGACTTTTCCCGTATCGAGGCGGAAAATGGTTATCTGAATCTGTACATCGATCCTTCGGTGTACGCCAAGCGGGTCACCGATACGATAATCCAAATGGACGAAGACTTCGGCCGCGGTCCAGCCAAAAACGAACGCGTCATGGTAGAGTACGCACAACCGAATACACACCATTCCTTTCATATCGGCCATGCGAGGAACACAGTTCTCGGGGAGTCACTGGCGCGCTTGTTGGAATTTGCCGGATTCGATACTATTCGCGCCTCCTACCCGGGGGACATTGGGCTGGGCGTGATTACCTGCATGTGGGCTTACGATAAATTCTACCGGGACCAGGAACCGGCGGGCGTCCACCAACGCGGACAATGGCTGGCGAAGATCTACGCCGAGGCCAATCAACTTCTCACGCCGAAGGAAAACGAAACGCCGGAAGAAGAAGAACGCAGAGATGCGTACGATGCGGAACGGCGGCAAATGTACCTGCGTTGGGATGCCGGAGATCCAGAAATACGCGATTTGTGGCGAACAACCCGCCAATGGAGCCTCGATGAGCTCGACGACATCCTGCGGCTGCTCGACGTCGATATTGACGTTTACTTTTTCGAAAGCCAGGTCGATGAGCCGGCGAAAGAAATCGCCGAGGAATTGATCGCCCTGGGCATCGCCGAGGACGAACGTCCGGAAGGTCCCGTCATCGTCAAGATCGATGAAAAACTTGGCCTGAAGAAAGAAAAATACCGTACGGCAGTCATCCTGCGCAGCGATGGGACGACCCTGTATTTGACCAAGGACCTGGCACTCGCCCGCGAAAAATTCGAGAAATACAAAGTCGATCGCTCGATCTACGTCGTCGACGTTCGCCAGAGTCTTCACTTCCAGCAGGCGTTTCAAATCCTGAAACTGTGGGGCTATAAACAAGCGGAAAAATGCTATCACCTGGCCTACGGTTTCGTGACCCTGCCGGAAGGTGCGATGTCGGCCCGCCGGGGTAATATGATCCTTTTCATGGACGTCGTTGAAGAAGCGAAACGGCGTGTGCTGGAGATCATCGCGGAAAAGAACCCCGATCTGCCCAAGGAAAAACGAGCCGAGGTGGCCCGGCAGATTGGTTTGGGCGCCCTGACCTACAGCATGCTCTCGGTCGATAACAACAAAGACACGGTGTTCGAGTGGGATGACGCGCTGAGTTTCGACGGTCAATCCGCGCCGTATATTCAGAACGCCCACGTGCGGGCGAACAGCATTCTGCGGAAAATCGATCAACTGCCCGAACATGCGTCGTTCGACTACGAACTTGCGCCGAACGAGGTCGATTTAATTGAGACGATCTCGCAGTTTCCAACGGTCGTGCAGAAAGCCGCAGAAGACTACAAACCTTTGCTCATGGCGACCTATGCCTTCGAATTGGCAAAATCATTCCATACCTTCTATCACAACGTGCGTGTCCTGCAAGCCGATAGCGAGGAGCAGGCTAATTCCCGTTTACGGATCACGGCCGCTGCTCGACGAACGATAGCCAACGCACTCGCCTTGCTGGATATCGAAGCGCCGCAGATAATGTAG